ATCTCGGGAAGGTGCCGCCATTTCCCCGCCGCGTCCAGGCCATAGCCCACCACATAGGCATCGGGGATCACAAAACCGCGAAAATCGATGGGGACTTCCACGCGCCTCCGCTCGGGCTTGTCCAGAAGGGCACAAACTCCCAAGCTTGCGGGCTTGCGTTGACGCAGAAGCTGCAAGAGGTAGGCCAAGGTCAAGCCGCTATCCACGATGTCTTCCACAATGAGGACGTGTTTGCCCCGCACGTCCGAGTCCAGATCCTTGAGGATGCGGACGACCCCGCTGGATTCCGTGGCGGATCCGTAGGAAGAAACGGACATGAAATCAAAGGAGACGTCCAGCTCCGGCTCCAGTGCCCTCGCAAGGTCGGACAGAAAAAACACCGCCCCCTTCAGGATGCCCACCACCACCAGCTCCTGGCCGCGATATCGCTCGTTGATCTCGGCTCCAAGCTGAAGGACCTTCTCTCGGATCTGTTCTTGGGAGATCAGGACGGAAGAAATCTCAAGGGGCACAGGGGTCAACCTCCCTGGACAGAATTGGCCGAATCGAAACCCTCGCTATCATAGCACACCCACCCGGGCTCCCCCTTTTCGAGGCATCCATCCCCGGATACCAACACTCCTCTCCGCAGCGGACGCTCGGATAGGCACGTCGGGCCCACCAGGGGATGGAGCTGCTTTCGTCTTCCCCCATGGGCACAAGCGTCAGATCCTCCCCCGAGCACCCAAGCCACCCGCTGCGTTCGCCCCAGGACAGGAACCCCTGACTCTTCTTCGTTTGGATTCCCACTTCCCAACAGCCCCATCGGCAAACAACTCGCACCCCCTCGCCGGGAGGGGGCAGGCGAAGAGATTCCTCCGCTTTGTTCCCTACCACTCGAAAACCGAGCAGTTCGGTGGAGGCGCAGACTTCAACCCTTCCCCTCCAGGGAAAACGGAAACGCCCTGGCTGGCCGATCCTTTGAGCCAACTCTTCGCAACGTCGGCACTCCAGCGTCGGCAACCCCAGAATCCGCCCTTGAAGCCGCAAGGCTTCCATCCGGAGGGGCAGAGGCAGGGAGGAGGCGGACCGACGATCCCAACAGGCCAGCACGGGAAATGCCTCTCTGGCGAGCCAGCGCAGGCACTGCTCCGCCTCCCCCGCCAACCGTTCCCGCACCTGCCTTGCCTCCGCCGCCAAGGCTTGAGCGCGAAGAGAGAAGGCGGGGTTCAAGTGGGTCTCAAACCAAGGGATGAGATCGTGGCGCACTCGATTTCGCAAAAACATACGGTCCTGGTTGGACAGATCCTCCACCCAGGAAATTCCCTCCTCCCGAAGGAAGGAGCGCAGCTCTTCCCTGCGGAAAGTCGCCAGAGGGCGGACCCAGTTTCCTCTCCGTTCCGGCATCCCCGCCAACCCCCAGATTCCCGTCCCCCGAGCAAGGTGGAGCAACAGCGTCTCCGCTTGATCATCCGCCGTGTGGGCAAGGGCAATGAAAGCAAGGGAAGCGTTCGAAGCCGTCCGCTCCAAAAAACCGTAGCGAACGCGGCGCCCCGCCATCTCCAAGGACTCCCCTCGCTCGCGCAGGGCGGGAAGGGAGACCCGCTCCACCACACAGGGGATACCCCATCGGGAGGCCAGCTCGGATACGAAGAGAGCATCCCGGGAGGATTCCTTCCGGATTCCGTGATCCAGGTGCGCCCATACCTGCCGGCCTCGCCAGTACCGACGCAGCAAACCCGCAAGGGCCACCGAATCCCCACCCCCGGAGATCGCAATCAGCATTTCGGGCTGTCCCCACCAGCCCTGGCGACAGCCCGCAGCACGCAATCGAGAGAACAGGCTCCCCATCTCCCTCGCTCCTTCCACACCCTGCTGCGAACCACCAAACACGAAAAAGCCCCCCATGCGGGGGGCTATGACATCTGGTGGCGGTGACTGGAATCGAACCAGTGACACTGCGGGTATGAACCGCATGCTCTAGCCAACTGAGCTACACCGCCCTGGTTGCGGGGGCAGGATTTGAACCTGCGACCTTCGGGTTATGAGCCCGACGAGCTTCCGGACTGCTCCACCCCGCGATCAGAATTACAAGCCGAGCCGATGAGGAAAAATGGTTGCGGGGGCAGGATTTGAACCTGCGACCTTCGGGTTATGAGCCCGACGAGCTTCCGGACTGCTCCACCCCGCGATGTCACCCCATGGTGCCGAGAGCGGGGATCGAACCCGCACGGACTTTCGTCCACAGGATTTTAAGTCCCATGCGTCTACCAATTCCGCCATCCCGGCCAGCAGGGAACATTATAGCACGGCTCCCCTGCCCGTCAACTAAGACGCTGGGGCACTTCAGCCCCCTTGCTCCCCCTACGCTGCTTTTGGAAAGAGACGTTTTCGTTGCCTTCGAATCGCTTTTTGTATTTTCCTATTGACAGGGGGCGGAGCCGATGCTAAGCTCTGCAATCAAGAAAGCATGGTAGCGCTTTATCGTACTAGATCGATCAGGAGGGATACCCTTGAACACACTCGCAGCATCTGAAACCTTGAGGCTTGATCGCAACGAAGGAAATTTCCTTTTGCCCCCCGCCCCTCGCGAAGAACTGCGCCAACTCGTGGGAAGCCTGGACTATCACCGCACCCCCGATCCTCAGTCCCGAGAACTCCGCAGCGCCCTGAGCCGGTTCCTCCAAGTCCCTGCCCAGACCCTGCAGGTCTTCAACCACCAGGGGGAATTTTTCGCCCGGCTGCGGCTTGCCTTCCCCACTCCCCCCCGCGTCCTGGCTCTGGATTCCGCTTCTCCCAATCTGGAACGTCTTTCCCTTTGGGGATGCGATGTCCGCAGGGTGACGCTGAAACAGGAAGGGCGCGTCTTCTCTTTCGATGAGGACGCCTTCCTTGACGAGATCGCGCGGTTCTCCCCCGAGGTGATCCTTCTGGACACCCCGAACGACCCGACGGGGCTTCGCATCTCCTCCGAGGTTCTGTGCCGATTGGTGGGACTCTGCCCCTCCACTTCCCTCTTTGTGGTGGATGAAAGCTACGGGGAATTCGCCGAGGCAAGTCTGCTGGCCTCCTTCGCCCCTAAGGGCATCCCGGACAAGCTCGTGGTGTTGCGTTCCTTCTCCTACGCCTGGGGACTTTCTGCCCTTCAGGCCTGTTACTCCATCTGGGGCAACCAGGCTCGGGACCTGGTGGAGCGGACACCTGGCCTGGGGGAACCTCTGGACGGTCTGAACCAGGCATTCCTCTCTCATCTGGTGAACCACTACGAGGAGTGGATGAACAGCCGCGTCTACAGCATCCGCTACTTGCGGGACGAACTGGTCCGGCGAGTTCGAGAGATTCCCCGCTGGGAAGCCTTCCCCAGCGAAGGCTCCTTCGTTCTCCTTCGCGGCACAGACGTCACGCGTTCCGATCTGGAAGCGACCCTGCAAAACCAGGGGATACAGGTCTTCTTCCCGGACCGTTTCCCCGAAGATGCCACATGGCTGCGAGTCTCCGTGGGGAAGGAAGAAGAGATCCGTAGGCTCCTGAGCGTACTGGCTTCTTGGGAACAAGGGGAACAAGGACTCGAGGACCATGCGGACATCCAAGGAGAAATGACCGCATGACGCCCCGGCGGCGTTTCTCTCTTGCATAACACCGCAGCAGAGGAGTAGTCTTTCCGCGAAGGTTCCTTTTCGAGGAAAGGGGTGAGGCACATGGCGGGAAAGTGGAAGGACCGATTGAGCGACCAACTCTGCCAGGCCATCTTGACCCTCAAGGACGTGGAGGAAGCCTATCGGTTTCTGGAGGACCTCGCCACCATAGGGGAGGTTCGGGCTCTCGCCCAAAGGCTGGAGGTTTCGCGACTCCTCAGCGAGGGATTCACCTATCCGCAGATCGCGCAGCAAACCGGCGCCAGCACCGCCACCATCAGCAGGGTCAAAAAATTCCTGGAATACGGAGCTGACGGGTACAAGCTCGTCCTCCCACGACTCAAACCCCAAAAATGACCCTTCCACCCGGGCAGGGTATTCCCCTATCCCTGCATCTCCCGGGACGCGAGCGGAGACCACCTATCCGACTGGACGTGCCGGGTAGGCGGTCTCCGCCTCTTCGTTCTCAGGAGCGCATCCCCTGGACCCACCGAGCCAGAGGGTTGGCTGCCGCTTTCATCGCCCCGGTGGGACACATTTCATGACAACAGAGACACTGGACGCAACGGTTGGAGTCGACTACCGGGCCGTCGTCCCAGGCAAGGGCGTCCACGGGACAGACTTCCTGACAGACGCGACACCGGACGCAGGCAGACCGTTCCAGCTGCGGACGAAGGGCAACCCACCGGTGGGCAAACCCCCTCAATGGGGTGGGAATGAAACGCACAAGCCCGGAGGCCCGGCGGAACCCCGCTGTGGGCAATTCCTCCCAGTTCGCCCCCCGCAAATCCACCTCATCAAGGGATCGAGGCCCCAACCCCCTCTCCGCGGCAGTCCGGAGAAGAGGGATGTCGAAGGGGTTCGAGTACCCCATGGAAACCGCCGCTACCAAATCGATGCTCGGGGCATTAGGCCCTGCAAGAATCCATCCCACCCGCTTCGGGGAACCGTGGGAGGGGCCATTGCCCTCCATGGCCACCACCGCATCCAATACATGGAACAGCGGGCGGGCAAGGGTAAAAAGGTCCAGAATCCCGTGGACGAGGTGACTCGTATCCCTGGATTGGTGGGCCCGCTTGCGGGTCTGGGTGTCAGCGATCCCGAAAAGGTTCTTGAGGCACCCGGTCATTTCCGTTTCCACGTGGGTCTTGAGCTTCGCCACGTTGACCAGATACCGAGATCGGAGGATCCGCGTCGATACCCGTGCTCGGGACAAGACCCTCCCGCCGGGGATGGGCACCTCCTCCACCCCCTCATCGGACAGGGTCCCCACGGGGACATCTTCGTCCTCCCCGAGGCGTTTCATCCCCGTCCGTTCCAGAAGCAATTCTTTCTGGGAGGCGTAGATGTAGCCGGGGTTGTCCCCGATGCGGATCCTCCCCGCCCCCCTCCGACGCAGGGAGCGCACCACCCCTCGCAGGACCTCCGGATGGGTCGTCACCGCGTCCTCGGGAGGCCGCGGCGCCAGGAGGTTCGCCTTGAGGAGCACCTCTTCGGAACAACAGGACTCCGGCCATCCCCCGGAGGCTTGGACGGCCCGCTCCACCGCTTCCTCTACGGCCGAGGGCTCATAGGAAACACACCGGGCAGCCCCGACCCGAAAGGGGGCATATTCCTGCTTCTCACCCATGTGCCTCAGGCACTTCCGCCGCAGGGCAAACCCCGACAAGGACACAGGCGGGACAGCGAGGGGAGCGAGCGCGGCACACCGCCCTTCCATGGGCAATGAGGTTCAGGTGCGCCCCCTGAAAGCGTTCCCGCGCAACCGTCTCCTCCATGACCCGCTGGATTCGATGGGGGGGCAGGTTCGCGGGGACCCACCCCAAACGCCGGCAAATCCTGGCCACATGGGTGTCCACGGGAAAAGCGGGAAACCCCAGGTCGAACACCATCACACAGGCCGCCGTCTTGGGGCCCACCCCGGGAAGCGCCTCCAGGTATTCCCTTGCCCTGTCCGGCTTCCAGGACCGCAAAGGCACCAGGGTCGGGGCACCCCAGTCCTCCCGAAGCCGCTCCAGGATGGCCTGAATGCTCGGCCCCTTGGCGTTGGCAAGCCCCGCAATCCGTATGGCCTCCTGGACTTCCCCGGGATCCGCAAGGGCTACGGATTCCCAATCGGGGAATCGCCCACGCAGGGTTATATAGGCCCGATCCCGGTTGAGATCGTTGGTGTTCTGAGAGAGCACCGTCAGGATCAGCCCATCCAAGGGTTCCGGATGCCCCAGATCCGGCAGGGCACCTTCGTTCCCGTAAACCCCTTCCAGAAGGTCCAGGGTTTCCCCCAGGGGGGCGGCACCCCGAGGCACCCCGGAGGGGTTCATGAGTCTTGCGTCACGGAGGATTCGTCGTCGTCGTCCTCCTCCGCAGAATCCGCTGCGCCCTCGCTCTTCTCGGCCTCTCCCAGCTTGCCCAGGCTCTTCTTGAGCAGGGCGGACCGTTCCAACCACCCCTTCAGGCACGCCTTCACCTTTCCGTGTACCGAACCCTCCGGGTACAAACCCTCGGGGCCCAGTTCTCCCGCGGGGCAGCCCGTGAGGATTTCGATGCCCTCGTCGATGGATTCCACCGCCCACAGGTGGAATCGCCCCGCTTCCACCGCCTCCAGGACTTCATGATGCAACATGAGGTTTTGGACGTTCTGCTTCGGGATCAGGACCCCCTGATTCCCCGTCAGCCCCCGGACAAGACAGTACCGGAAGAACCCTTCCACCTTTTCGTTGACTCCCCCGATGGGCTGGATGTTTCCGAACTGGTCCACGGAACCCGTGACGGCGATGTCCTGACGGAGAGGGAGATCCGCCAGGGCGGAGAGCAGACAGTACAGCTCCGTGGAGGAAGCGCTGTCCCCCTCGATCCCCGAATAGGTCTGTTCGAAGGCGATACGGGCGGAAACGGCGAGGGGCATGTCCTGGGCGTAGCGGCGCCCCAGATAGCTCTGGAGGATGAGGAGCCCCTTGTTGTGGATGGGTCCTGTCATCTTCACCTCCCGCTCGATGTTCACCACCCCCTCCTGTCCCATGAAGACGTTGGCGGTGATGCGCACGGGGTGCCCGAAGGTGTGGTCCACCATGTCCAGAACCGTGAGCCCGTTGATCTGCCCCACGGCGGCCCCGTCCGTATCGATGCGGATGGTTCCCTCCTCGAAGGCCCGGCGAATCCGCTCCTCCAACAGGTTGGAGCGGAAGCGCTTCTCCTCGATGGCCTTGCGGACATGCTGCCGCGTCACCACGGAAGCCCTTTCCATGCGAGCCCAGGCCGTGGCCTCCACGAGGACTTCCGCCAGGCGGTTGAACTGGGTGGACATGCGGTCCTGATGATCCGCAAGGCGGCTGGACCACTCGATGACTTCCGCCACCCCGTCCCGCTCGAAAGGAAGACCGCCTTCTTTCTTGACGAAGCTGGCGGCAAAACAAGCCAGGAGCTTTTCCGTCTCCGAATTGCGGGGCATGTCCGCGTCGAAGTCCGCCTTCACCTTGAAGATCTTCTGGAACTCCGGGTCGTAGATGTTCAAGAGGTAGTAGAGCCAATGGGTACCCACCACCACCACCTTCATGTTGATGGGGATGGGGGCGGGGCGCAGGGAGGACACGGGGACAAAGCCCAGCTGTTCCCCCAGGTTTTCGATGGCCAGTTCTTCGGTGCGCAGGACCCGCTTCAGGGCGTCCCAGGACATGAACTGCCGGAGAAGCTCCTCCGCCTCCAGCACCAGAAAACCCCCGTTGGCCCGATGGATGGCCCCGGGAACGATGCGACGGAAATCGGTGTACAGGTAGCCCTGACGGCTTTCGTACTCCACCTTCCCCACCAGGTTGTAGTAGGTGGGGTTCGTCTCCCGCACCACCGGAGCCCCTTGAGCCGGGTCGTTGGTCACAAACACGTTGATGATGTAGCGGCTAAAATCCACCTCGGCGTTGTCGTCCCGGGCGGAGGCGATGAACAGGTTGAAGTTGTCGATGATGTCCTCTCCCAGAACCACGATCCAACGGGCCACCTTCTCCTGCTCGCCGAACCGCTCCTTCATCTCCCCCAGGAGGGGCTGGATGGCATTGCGGCAGATCTCCCCCTCCAGGGCCTTGATCTTCTCCTTGAGGGTCTTCTCCAGGTCCCGAATCTGCCGAAGGGTCTCCAGGGTGCGCTGGGAGATTTCCTCGGAGATCTTCTGGAGGCGCTGCTGCTCCGCCTCCTCCAGTTTCTCGAACTCCTCCTGCTGCATTTCTCTCTGAAGGGTTTCTCCGTCTTCCCCCGTTTCCTTGAGAAGAGGCAGGTTCACAAAGCCCTGCGGGGTGCGCTTGATGGCAAAGCCCTGCTCTCCCGCCCAGGTTCGGAGTTCTTCCATGAAACGGTTGACCTGCTCCTGGAACTCCTTCACCAGCTGGGCTTTGTTGTCTTCGTATTGACTGTTGTCGAAGGCCTTGCTCAGGGTCAGTTTGAGATCCTCCACGGCCTCTTCCATGGCCTTGGCCAGGTCCTTCCCCTGACCTGCGGGGAGGTTCAGCGCCAAGGGTTCCTGGGGGTCGTCGAAGTTGTACACATACACCCAGTCATCCGGGGCGGTCATCTCTCTGGCTCGATTGTTCAGCTCTTCCAAGGTATAGGTGGTCCTCCCGCTTCCCGGGTTTCCCACCACAAAGAGGTTGTACCCCTTGCTGTTCACGGAGAGCCCAAAGGAGACGGCCTTGACGGCCCGCTCCTGCCCGATCAATCCCTTGAGGCACCCCAGTTCATCGGTGTTGGAAAAACCCAGCGCTTCCGAATCGGTCCTTCGGCGCAGCGCTTCCACAGGAAGTCGTCGGCTGTCTTGAAGCGTCACGGATGCTCCTCCCTTCATCATGCCCCTTGGGATTCCATGATAGCAGGTCACCGATACGCGAAGGGAGA
The sequence above is drawn from the Aminomonas paucivorans DSM 12260 genome and encodes:
- the tilS gene encoding tRNA lysidine(34) synthetase TilS — protein: MGGFFVFGGSQQGVEGAREMGSLFSRLRAAGCRQGWWGQPEMLIAISGGGDSVALAGLLRRYWRGRQVWAHLDHGIRKESSRDALFVSELASRWGIPCVVERVSLPALRERGESLEMAGRRVRYGFLERTASNASLAFIALAHTADDQAETLLLHLARGTGIWGLAGMPERRGNWVRPLATFRREELRSFLREEGISWVEDLSNQDRMFLRNRVRHDLIPWFETHLNPAFSLRAQALAAEARQVRERLAGEAEQCLRWLAREAFPVLACWDRRSASSLPLPLRMEALRLQGRILGLPTLECRRCEELAQRIGQPGRFRFPWRGRVEVCASTELLGFRVVGNKAEESLRLPPPGEGVRVVCRWGCWEVGIQTKKSQGFLSWGERSGWLGCSGEDLTLVPMGEDESSSIPWWARRAYPSVRCGEECWYPGMDASKRGSPGGCAMIARVSIRPILSREVDPCAP
- a CDS encoding YerC/YecD family TrpR-related protein: MAGKWKDRLSDQLCQAILTLKDVEEAYRFLEDLATIGEVRALAQRLEVSRLLSEGFTYPQIAQQTGASTATISRVKKFLEYGADGYKLVLPRLKPQK
- a CDS encoding aminotransferase class I/II-fold pyridoxal phosphate-dependent enzyme, which translates into the protein MRLDRNEGNFLLPPAPREELRQLVGSLDYHRTPDPQSRELRSALSRFLQVPAQTLQVFNHQGEFFARLRLAFPTPPRVLALDSASPNLERLSLWGCDVRRVTLKQEGRVFSFDEDAFLDEIARFSPEVILLDTPNDPTGLRISSEVLCRLVGLCPSTSLFVVDESYGEFAEASLLASFAPKGIPDKLVVLRSFSYAWGLSALQACYSIWGNQARDLVERTPGLGEPLDGLNQAFLSHLVNHYEEWMNSRVYSIRYLRDELVRRVREIPRWEAFPSEGSFVLLRGTDVTRSDLEATLQNQGIQVFFPDRFPEDATWLRVSVGKEEEIRRLLSVLASWEQGEQGLEDHADIQGEMTA
- a CDS encoding endonuclease III domain-containing protein — its product is MNPSGVPRGAAPLGETLDLLEGVYGNEGALPDLGHPEPLDGLILTVLSQNTNDLNRDRAYITLRGRFPDWESVALADPGEVQEAIRIAGLANAKGPSIQAILERLREDWGAPTLVPLRSWKPDRAREYLEALPGVGPKTAACVMVFDLGFPAFPVDTHVARICRRLGWVPANLPPHRIQRVMEETVARERFQGAHLNLIAHGRAVCRARSPRCPACVLVGVCPAAEVPEAHG
- a CDS encoding Lon protease family protein, with translation MTLQDSRRLPVEALRRRTDSEALGFSNTDELGCLKGLIGQERAVKAVSFGLSVNSKGYNLFVVGNPGSGRTTYTLEELNNRAREMTAPDDWVYVYNFDDPQEPLALNLPAGQGKDLAKAMEEAVEDLKLTLSKAFDNSQYEDNKAQLVKEFQEQVNRFMEELRTWAGEQGFAIKRTPQGFVNLPLLKETGEDGETLQREMQQEEFEKLEEAEQQRLQKISEEISQRTLETLRQIRDLEKTLKEKIKALEGEICRNAIQPLLGEMKERFGEQEKVARWIVVLGEDIIDNFNLFIASARDDNAEVDFSRYIINVFVTNDPAQGAPVVRETNPTYYNLVGKVEYESRQGYLYTDFRRIVPGAIHRANGGFLVLEAEELLRQFMSWDALKRVLRTEELAIENLGEQLGFVPVSSLRPAPIPINMKVVVVGTHWLYYLLNIYDPEFQKIFKVKADFDADMPRNSETEKLLACFAASFVKKEGGLPFERDGVAEVIEWSSRLADHQDRMSTQFNRLAEVLVEATAWARMERASVVTRQHVRKAIEEKRFRSNLLEERIRRAFEEGTIRIDTDGAAVGQINGLTVLDMVDHTFGHPVRITANVFMGQEGVVNIEREVKMTGPIHNKGLLILQSYLGRRYAQDMPLAVSARIAFEQTYSGIEGDSASSTELYCLLSALADLPLRQDIAVTGSVDQFGNIQPIGGVNEKVEGFFRYCLVRGLTGNQGVLIPKQNVQNLMLHHEVLEAVEAGRFHLWAVESIDEGIEILTGCPAGELGPEGLYPEGSVHGKVKACLKGWLERSALLKKSLGKLGEAEKSEGAADSAEEDDDDESSVTQDS
- a CDS encoding DUF362 domain-containing protein codes for the protein MERAVQASGGWPESCCSEEVLLKANLLAPRPPEDAVTTHPEVLRGVVRSLRRRGAGRIRIGDNPGYIYASQKELLLERTGMKRLGEDEDVPVGTLSDEGVEEVPIPGGRVLSRARVSTRILRSRYLVNVAKLKTHVETEMTGCLKNLFGIADTQTRKRAHQSRDTSHLVHGILDLFTLARPLFHVLDAVVAMEGNGPSHGSPKRVGWILAGPNAPSIDLVAAVSMGYSNPFDIPLLRTAAERGLGPRSLDEVDLRGANWEELPTAGFRRASGLVRFIPTPLRGFAHRWVALRPQLERSACVRCRVCQEVCPVDALAWDDGPVVDSNRCVQCLCCHEMCPTGAMKAAANPLARWVQGMRS
- the hpt gene encoding hypoxanthine phosphoribosyltransferase, coding for MPLEISSVLISQEQIREKVLQLGAEINERYRGQELVVVGILKGAVFFLSDLARALEPELDVSFDFMSVSSYGSATESSGVVRILKDLDSDVRGKHVLIVEDIVDSGLTLAYLLQLLRQRKPASLGVCALLDKPERRRVEVPIDFRGFVIPDAYVVGYGLDAAGKWRHLPEIHTVVSRS